From the genome of Perca fluviatilis chromosome 1, GENO_Pfluv_1.0, whole genome shotgun sequence, one region includes:
- the psip1a gene encoding PC4 and SFRS1 interacting protein 1a isoform X2: MTRDWKPGDLIFAKMKGYPHWPARIDEVPDGAVKPSNIKLPIFFFGTHETAFLGPKDIFPYQPNKEKYAKPNKRKGFNEGLWEIENNPKVELTAPKPVAPESFTEKDLDSSPEGEEEADDKGIQPKVPGSEAEQENVNEELEELEELKELEEEDEEEEEEGSLICEQGPQNQDGSTRRDSADVPKPKRGRKKKSDAEQETDKHDAPVSPVSPSEGPKRRGRKPKSEKLLLLQQQQDQQGSGSEMDTAESDRKRKRAQEDKSKSGEEEKRKKEDSKGKEAEGKEPEAKKKKKKDDSSSGSDDEEKNKGRKKHQNSEMDKEVRRRKADELREPNKDDGKKNEERTGVKKKEISTDLKLQRLHSEIKISLKIDNPDVKKCLEALDDIGALQVTTQHLQKHSELIATLKKIRRFKASQDIMDKATMLYNKFKSMFLVGEGDCVLSQVLNKSLAEQRQHEEAKKGALKRVEQSKENSSDKMTNGDISPEEKRQETEREKLLEDTSVGENHSVPNAQEEST; the protein is encoded by the exons ATGACTCGAGATTGGAAACCTGGTGATCTGATCTTTGCCAAGATGAAGGGCTATCCACACTGGCCTGCAAGA ATTGATGAAGTCCCAGACGGTGCTGTGAAGCCATCCAATATCAAGTTACCCATCTTCTTTTTTGGCACCCATGAAAC CGCATTTCTTGGCCCAAAAGATATCTTTCCGTACCAGCCCAACAAAGAGAAATATGCCAAACCCAACAAGAGGAAAGGCTTCAACGAAGGATTGTGGGAAATTGAGAACAACCCAAAAGTTGAGCTCACTGCACCCAAG ccGGTTGCCCCTGAATCTTTCACCGAAAAGGATTTGGACAGCAGCccagagggagaagaggaaGCAGATGACAAGGGGATACAACCCAAA GTTCCAGGAAGTGAGGCTGAGCAGGAGAATGTGAATGAGGAGTTGGAGGAATTGGAGGAGTTGAAGGagttggaggaggaggatgaggaggaggaggaggaagggtcTCTGATCTGTGAGCAGGGTCCTCAGAACCAGGAT GGCTCGACACGGAGAGACTCCGCAGATGTTCCGAAACccaagagaggaagaaagaaaaag agTGATGCTGAGCAGGAGACTGACAAACACGATGCCCCTGTCAGTCCTGTTAGTCCCTCGG AGGGGCCTAAACGAAGAGGCAGGAAGCCCAAAAGTGAAAAATTACTTTTGCTCCAGCAACAGCAGGACCAGCAAGGCTCAGGAAGTGAAAT GGACACTGCTGAGtcggacagaaagagaaagagggcaCAAGAGGACAAGTCCAAgagtggagaggaggagaagagaaagaaggaggacAGCAAAGGAAAGGAAGCCGAGGGGAAGGAGCCTGAagccaagaagaagaagaagaaggacgACAGCTCCTCAGGCTCGGACGATGAAGAG aaaaacaaaggcagaaagaaacaccaaaactcAGAAATGGACAAAGAAGTGCGGCGACGGAAAGCAGATGAATTGAGAGA GCCGAACAAAGACGATGGGAAGAAAAacgaggagaggacaggagtcAAGAAAAAGG AAATATCAACTGACTTGAAGCTCCAGAGACTGCACAGTGAAATCAAGATTTCACTAAAGATCGACAACCCG GATGTGAAAAAGTGCTTGGAGGCATTGGACGACATTGGTGCCCTTCAAGTGACGACCCAGCACCTGCAGAAACACAGCGAACTCATTGCCACGCTGAAAAAG ATCCGCAGATTCAAAGCCAGCCAGGACATCATGGACAAAGCCACCATGTTGTATAACAAGTTCAAGAGTATGTTTCTGGTTGGAGAAGGTGACTGTGTGCTCAGTCAGGTGCTCAACAAGTCTTTAGCTGAACAACGGCAGCACGAGGAGGCCAAGAAAGGAGCACTCAAGAGAGTGGAACAATCCAAGGAAAACAGCTCCG ACAAGATGACAAATGGTGATATCAGCCCCGAAGAGAAGAGGcaggagacggagagagagaagctTCTCGAAGACACATCAGTGGGAGAAAATCACAG TGTCCCTAATGCTCAGGAAGAGTCCACTTGA
- the snapc3 gene encoding snRNA-activating protein complex subunit 3 produces MAASKPSTDPNTNVPDYEYTDVNTHIFHIGTFRNEWLNRLKPSNYSYQQEDEDTFDANFAKEMGISAETMTDLKSICSLDSLCCHPEDEQPDTEVVPPDSTLRTLVQRKKKQDHRASLKISKNRHDLYADELERLTVGRKPEAVTDMVPEGEVILTINVYYPAVYEKFIYSRPHITLLMTGSHSLAELRDAICCVSDLQVCGEFSNTPDIAPDFISKDHYKSAFFFFEGVFYNDMRYPECQDISMTTIEWAKAHKFPPYSQAKMEDTRFMDLKVKVGFPYLYCHQGDCEHLVIITDVRLSHKVDCLDKKLYPLLTHKHRVITQKCAVCHVFIGRWFTTNDQFAPSDPCLFCDKCFRMLHYDTQGNKLGNFLAYPFVDPGAFN; encoded by the exons ATGGCGGCGTCGAAGCCCTCAACAGACCCGAACACAAACGTCCCAGATTATGAATACACTGATGTTAACACTCACATATTTCATATCGGCACTTTCAGAAACGAGTGGCTGAACAGACTGAAGCCGAGTAACTACTCCTATCAGCAGGAGGACGAGGACACGTTTGATGCTAACTTTGCTAAAGAGATGGGGATCAGTGCGGAGACGATGACTGACCTCAAGTCCAtctgcag TCTTGATTCCCTCTGTTGCCATCCTGAAGACGAGCAGCCCGATACAGAAGTTGTTCCTCCAGACTCAACGCTGAGAACACTAGT acaaagaaaaaagaaacaagatCACAGAGCTTCTCTAAAAATCAGCAAGAATAGACACGACCTGTACGCGGATGAACTG GAGCGCTTAACTGTCGGTAGGAAACCAGAAGCAGTGACTGACATGGTCCCTGAAGGAGAAGTCATTCTAACCATTAACGTCTACTACCCCGCTGTTTATGAGAAA ttTATCTACAGCAGACCCCACATAACTCTGCTGATGACGGGCTCCCACAGCTTGGCAGAGCTCAGGGATGCCATCTGCTGTGTCAGCGACTTGCAAGTGTGCGGAGAGTTCAGCAACACGCCGGACATTGCTCCAGACTTCATCAGCAAA GATCATTACAAGTCCGCTTTCTTTTTCTTCGAAGGAGTTTTCTATAACGACATGCGATACCCCGAGTGTCAGGACATCAGCAT GACTACCATTGAATGGGCAAAGGCCCACAAGTTCCCCCCCTACAGCCAGGCCAAGATGGAGGACACACGATTCATGGATCTGAAAGTGAAAGTGGGCTTCCCGTACCTCTACTGTCATCAGGGAGACTGCGAGCATCTCGTCATTATCACAGACGTCAG ACTGTCCCATAAAGTGGACTGCCTGGACAAGAAGCTGTATCCACTtctcacacacaagcacagggtCATCACCCAGAAGTGTGCCGTCTGCCATGTCTTCATTGGAag ATGGTTTACTACCAACGACCAGTTTGCTCCGAGTGACCCGTGTCTCTTCTGTGACAAGTGCTTCCGGATGCTGCACTACGACACGCAAGGCAACAAGCTGGGAAACTTCCTGGCCTATCCCTTTGTGGACCCTGGTGCATTTAACTAA
- the LOC120569182 gene encoding tetratricopeptide repeat protein 39B-like yields METKNDNSLQQVDLNQITEDSISPEMDLEAALKDCSTALGLFLNNRFSDALAILKPWKSQSMYHAMGYSSILVMQAGMTFDPKDMDAAMASLRESLQTCQRFRKKTGIVETLTSLWFRQPADNLTEEEMHAELCYAEVLLQKAMLTFLDESIIGFIKGGMSIRNSYQIYKDCQALASVTNDMEKQKSTHIHFRGGVNMGIGSFNLMLSLLPSKVLRLMEFLGFSGDREMGLSELRKGAASNSLRSILSTLTLLMFHLYITVILGTGEGNLTEAEALLEPYIEKFPNGALILFYIARIALLKGNFSFAQEKFLACIATQQEWRQIHHLCYWELMWAYSFEQNWREAYRYAELLCKESKWSQATYTFQKAAILSMLPEEEVTKLGENMVELFRQVDGLRLRIAGKSIPTEKFAANKAKRYSSSNPVKLVVPALEMMYVWNGFTVVGKRPELTTNILTTLEEAEELLKDDPNPSEYQLDDQCVVQLLKGLCLRQLGHLLQAELCFNHVISSEKAIKHDNYLVPFTMYELGLLHKQKGDINTAITVIENVKMNYKDYQMESRLHFRIHAALNTMGSFSAKLPPSRTPA; encoded by the exons ATGGAGACTAAAAACGACAATTCACTACAACAG GTGGACCTAAACCAAATCACTGAGGATTCAAT ATCCCCTGAAATGGATTTAGAGGCTGCACTGAAGGATTGCTCGACCGCCCTCGGTTTGTTTCTAAACAACCGGTTTTCTGATGCTTTGGCTATCTTAAAACCCTG GAAGAGTCAGAGCATGTACCACGCAATGGGCTACAGCAGCATCTTGGTGATGCAGGCAGGCATGACCTTTGACCCGAAGGACATGGATGCCGCCATGGCATCACTGAGAGAATCACTGCAGACATGCCAAAG ATTTCGGAAGAAAACTGGAATAGTGGAGACTTTAACAAGCCTATGGTTTAGACAACCAGCTGACAACCTGACAGAAG AGGAAATGCATGCAGAGCTATGCTATGCTGAAGTTCTGCTGCAGAAAGCAATGCTGACATTCCTGGATGAGAGTATAATCGGCTTCATCAAGGGAGGGATGAGTATCCGAAACAGTTATCAGATTTACAA GGATTGCCAGGCATTGGCCAGTGTCACAAATGATATGGAAAAACAGAAgagcacacacattcattttagGGGCGGTGTCAACATGGGCATTGGATCATTTAATCTG ATGCTTTCTCTGCTCCCATCCAAAGTCCTCAGACTGATGGAGTTTTTGGGCTTCTCAGGAGACAgg GAAATGGGTCTGTCAGAGTTGAGAAAAGGAGCAGCCAGCAACAGCCTGCGCTCCATCCTCAGCACCCTGACTCTGCTGATGTTTCATCTCTACATTACAGTGATTCTGG GTACTGGTGAAGGTAACCTCACTGAGGCTGAAGCTCTGCTGGAGCCCTACATTGAAAAGTTCCCGAAT GGAGCGCTCATTCTTTTCTACATTGCAAGAATTGCTTTGCTCAAAGGAAACTTCTCATTT GCCCAGGAGAAGTTCCTGGCATGTATCGCCACACAGCAGGAGTGGCGTCAGATTCACCACCTGTGTTACTGGGAGCTGATGTGGGCCTACTCCTTTGAACAAAATTGGAGGGAGGCGTATCGATACGCTGAACTGCTCTGCAAAGAGAGCAAGTGGTCGCAG GCCACCTATACATTCCAGAAAGCCGCCATCTTGAGCATGCTACCAGAGGAAGAAGTGACCAAACTGGGAGAAAATATGGTGGAGTTATTCAG GCAGGTGGATGGTCTCAGACTGAGGATTGCTGGGAAGTCTATTCCAACAGAGAAGTTTGCCGCAAACAAGGCGAAGCGATACTCTTCTTCTAACCCTGTGAAACTAGTCGTGCCTGCTTTG GAGATGATGTACGTATGGAATGGTTTCACAGTCGTTGGCAAAAGACCCGAATTGACTACAAACATCTTGACCACCTTGGAGGAAGCAGAAGAGCTGCTCAAAGATGATCCAA ACCCATCAGAGTATCAGCTGGATGACCAGTGTGTAGTTCAGCTGCTAAAGGGCCTGTGTTTAAGACAGCTGGGGCATCTGCTCCAGGCTGAGCTCTGCTTCAATCATGTCATTTCCAG TGAAAAAGCTATCAAGCATGACAACTACCTGGTGCCATTCACCATGTATGAGCTGGGCCTGTTGCACAAGCAGAAAGGTGACATCAACACAGCCATCACAGTGATTGAAAATGTCAA GATGAACTACAAAGACTACCAAATGGAGTCAAGGCTACACTTCCGCATCCACGCAGCACTCAACACCATGGGCTCTTTTTCAGCCAAACTTCCCCCTTCACGTACGCCAGCTTAA
- the psip1a gene encoding PC4 and SFRS1 interacting protein 1a isoform X3, with product MTRDWKPGDLIFAKMKGYPHWPARIDEVPDGAVKPSNIKLPIFFFGTHETAFLGPKDIFPYQPNKEKYAKPNKRKGFNEGLWEIENNPKVELTAPKPVAPESFTEKDLDSSPEGEEEADDKGIQPKGSTRRDSADVPKPKRGRKKKSDAEQETDKHDAPVSPVSPSGAEGPKRRGRKPKSEKLLLLQQQQDQQGSGSEMDTAESDRKRKRAQEDKSKSGEEEKRKKEDSKGKEAEGKEPEAKKKKKKDDSSSGSDDEEKNKGRKKHQNSEMDKEVRRRKADELREPNKDDGKKNEERTGVKKKEISTDLKLQRLHSEIKISLKIDNPDVKKCLEALDDIGALQVTTQHLQKHSELIATLKKIRRFKASQDIMDKATMLYNKFKSMFLVGEGDCVLSQVLNKSLAEQRQHEEAKKGALKRVEQSKENSSDKMTNGDISPEEKRQETEREKLLEDTSVGENHSVPNAQEEST from the exons ATGACTCGAGATTGGAAACCTGGTGATCTGATCTTTGCCAAGATGAAGGGCTATCCACACTGGCCTGCAAGA ATTGATGAAGTCCCAGACGGTGCTGTGAAGCCATCCAATATCAAGTTACCCATCTTCTTTTTTGGCACCCATGAAAC CGCATTTCTTGGCCCAAAAGATATCTTTCCGTACCAGCCCAACAAAGAGAAATATGCCAAACCCAACAAGAGGAAAGGCTTCAACGAAGGATTGTGGGAAATTGAGAACAACCCAAAAGTTGAGCTCACTGCACCCAAG ccGGTTGCCCCTGAATCTTTCACCGAAAAGGATTTGGACAGCAGCccagagggagaagaggaaGCAGATGACAAGGGGATACAACCCAAA GGCTCGACACGGAGAGACTCCGCAGATGTTCCGAAACccaagagaggaagaaagaaaaag agTGATGCTGAGCAGGAGACTGACAAACACGATGCCCCTGTCAGTCCTGTTAGTCCCTCGG GTGCAGAGGGGCCTAAACGAAGAGGCAGGAAGCCCAAAAGTGAAAAATTACTTTTGCTCCAGCAACAGCAGGACCAGCAAGGCTCAGGAAGTGAAAT GGACACTGCTGAGtcggacagaaagagaaagagggcaCAAGAGGACAAGTCCAAgagtggagaggaggagaagagaaagaaggaggacAGCAAAGGAAAGGAAGCCGAGGGGAAGGAGCCTGAagccaagaagaagaagaagaaggacgACAGCTCCTCAGGCTCGGACGATGAAGAG aaaaacaaaggcagaaagaaacaccaaaactcAGAAATGGACAAAGAAGTGCGGCGACGGAAAGCAGATGAATTGAGAGA GCCGAACAAAGACGATGGGAAGAAAAacgaggagaggacaggagtcAAGAAAAAGG AAATATCAACTGACTTGAAGCTCCAGAGACTGCACAGTGAAATCAAGATTTCACTAAAGATCGACAACCCG GATGTGAAAAAGTGCTTGGAGGCATTGGACGACATTGGTGCCCTTCAAGTGACGACCCAGCACCTGCAGAAACACAGCGAACTCATTGCCACGCTGAAAAAG ATCCGCAGATTCAAAGCCAGCCAGGACATCATGGACAAAGCCACCATGTTGTATAACAAGTTCAAGAGTATGTTTCTGGTTGGAGAAGGTGACTGTGTGCTCAGTCAGGTGCTCAACAAGTCTTTAGCTGAACAACGGCAGCACGAGGAGGCCAAGAAAGGAGCACTCAAGAGAGTGGAACAATCCAAGGAAAACAGCTCCG ACAAGATGACAAATGGTGATATCAGCCCCGAAGAGAAGAGGcaggagacggagagagagaagctTCTCGAAGACACATCAGTGGGAGAAAATCACAG TGTCCCTAATGCTCAGGAAGAGTCCACTTGA
- the psip1a gene encoding PC4 and SFRS1 interacting protein 1a isoform X1, whose translation MTRDWKPGDLIFAKMKGYPHWPARIDEVPDGAVKPSNIKLPIFFFGTHETAFLGPKDIFPYQPNKEKYAKPNKRKGFNEGLWEIENNPKVELTAPKPVAPESFTEKDLDSSPEGEEEADDKGIQPKVPGSEAEQENVNEELEELEELKELEEEDEEEEEEGSLICEQGPQNQDGSTRRDSADVPKPKRGRKKKSDAEQETDKHDAPVSPVSPSGAEGPKRRGRKPKSEKLLLLQQQQDQQGSGSEMDTAESDRKRKRAQEDKSKSGEEEKRKKEDSKGKEAEGKEPEAKKKKKKDDSSSGSDDEEKNKGRKKHQNSEMDKEVRRRKADELREPNKDDGKKNEERTGVKKKEISTDLKLQRLHSEIKISLKIDNPDVKKCLEALDDIGALQVTTQHLQKHSELIATLKKIRRFKASQDIMDKATMLYNKFKSMFLVGEGDCVLSQVLNKSLAEQRQHEEAKKGALKRVEQSKENSSDKMTNGDISPEEKRQETEREKLLEDTSVGENHSVPNAQEEST comes from the exons ATGACTCGAGATTGGAAACCTGGTGATCTGATCTTTGCCAAGATGAAGGGCTATCCACACTGGCCTGCAAGA ATTGATGAAGTCCCAGACGGTGCTGTGAAGCCATCCAATATCAAGTTACCCATCTTCTTTTTTGGCACCCATGAAAC CGCATTTCTTGGCCCAAAAGATATCTTTCCGTACCAGCCCAACAAAGAGAAATATGCCAAACCCAACAAGAGGAAAGGCTTCAACGAAGGATTGTGGGAAATTGAGAACAACCCAAAAGTTGAGCTCACTGCACCCAAG ccGGTTGCCCCTGAATCTTTCACCGAAAAGGATTTGGACAGCAGCccagagggagaagaggaaGCAGATGACAAGGGGATACAACCCAAA GTTCCAGGAAGTGAGGCTGAGCAGGAGAATGTGAATGAGGAGTTGGAGGAATTGGAGGAGTTGAAGGagttggaggaggaggatgaggaggaggaggaggaagggtcTCTGATCTGTGAGCAGGGTCCTCAGAACCAGGAT GGCTCGACACGGAGAGACTCCGCAGATGTTCCGAAACccaagagaggaagaaagaaaaag agTGATGCTGAGCAGGAGACTGACAAACACGATGCCCCTGTCAGTCCTGTTAGTCCCTCGG GTGCAGAGGGGCCTAAACGAAGAGGCAGGAAGCCCAAAAGTGAAAAATTACTTTTGCTCCAGCAACAGCAGGACCAGCAAGGCTCAGGAAGTGAAAT GGACACTGCTGAGtcggacagaaagagaaagagggcaCAAGAGGACAAGTCCAAgagtggagaggaggagaagagaaagaaggaggacAGCAAAGGAAAGGAAGCCGAGGGGAAGGAGCCTGAagccaagaagaagaagaagaaggacgACAGCTCCTCAGGCTCGGACGATGAAGAG aaaaacaaaggcagaaagaaacaccaaaactcAGAAATGGACAAAGAAGTGCGGCGACGGAAAGCAGATGAATTGAGAGA GCCGAACAAAGACGATGGGAAGAAAAacgaggagaggacaggagtcAAGAAAAAGG AAATATCAACTGACTTGAAGCTCCAGAGACTGCACAGTGAAATCAAGATTTCACTAAAGATCGACAACCCG GATGTGAAAAAGTGCTTGGAGGCATTGGACGACATTGGTGCCCTTCAAGTGACGACCCAGCACCTGCAGAAACACAGCGAACTCATTGCCACGCTGAAAAAG ATCCGCAGATTCAAAGCCAGCCAGGACATCATGGACAAAGCCACCATGTTGTATAACAAGTTCAAGAGTATGTTTCTGGTTGGAGAAGGTGACTGTGTGCTCAGTCAGGTGCTCAACAAGTCTTTAGCTGAACAACGGCAGCACGAGGAGGCCAAGAAAGGAGCACTCAAGAGAGTGGAACAATCCAAGGAAAACAGCTCCG ACAAGATGACAAATGGTGATATCAGCCCCGAAGAGAAGAGGcaggagacggagagagagaagctTCTCGAAGACACATCAGTGGGAGAAAATCACAG TGTCCCTAATGCTCAGGAAGAGTCCACTTGA